The window AGAAGCTCTTCGGCTGGTTCGGGGGCGGCGGCATCGGCGGAACCGGGCAGTTCTTCACCGCCAGCGGCTACCCGGCGGGCGACGCCATGGCCGTCCTCGCCGGCCTGACCGAGACCCTGGGCGGCCTCGGCCTCGCCCTCGGACTGCTCACCCCGCTCGCCGGCGCCGCCGTCGTCGGCACGCTCATCAACGCGATCGCCGTCCACGGCGCCGGCGCCTTCTTCGCCCCGAAGGGCATCGAGTACGAGCTGCTGCTGATCGCCGGCGCCGCGGCCCTCGCCCTCACCGGCCCCGGCCGGTACGCCGCCGACCGCTTCCTGCCGGTCCTGCGGAGCCACCGCCTGGCACACGGCGCGCTCGCCCTCGCCCTCGGCGTGGTCCTCGGCGCGGTGCTGCTCCTCGTACGCGACTAGCGCACTGGGGGGTGTCCGGGGCCCGAGCTGATTGGCCCCGGACATTCGCGGGAAGAGCGCACAAATGACACAACCCATCGAAGACTACGCACTCATCGGCGACCTGATGACCAGCGGACTGGTCGGCCGCGACGGGTCCATCGACTGGCTGTGCCTGCCACGCTTCGACTCGGCCGCCTGCTTCGCCAAACTCCTCGGCGACGAGGAGAACGGCCACTGGCGCATCGCACCCCTCGGCGCCGCCGACGGCGAGCGGTGCACCCGCCGCGCGTACATCGACGGGTCGCTGATCCTGGAGTCGTACTGGGAGACCGACACGGGCACCGTCAAGGTCGTCGACTTCATGCCGCAGCGCGACGTGGCCCCCGACGTCGTCCGCATCGTCGAGGGCATCACCGGCACCGTCAGGATGCTCAGCACCCTGCGCCTGCGGTTCGACTACGGACACGTCGTGCCCTGGGTGCGCCGCAGCGACGGTGACCGGCTCGCCGTCGCCGGACCCGACTCCGTACGGTTCCGCAGCGAGCCCCCGGTCCGCACCTGGGGCGAGGCGAACAGCACCCGCTCCCAGTTCCCGGTCAACGCCGGCCGGCGCGTCGCCTTCGTCCTCGGCTGGCACGCCTCGCACGAGCCGCCCCCGCCGCCCACCGACCCCTTCGAAGCGCTGGAGTGCAGCCTCGCCGACTGGCGGGAGTGGACCGCCCAGTGCCGCTACGAGGGCCCCTTCCGGGAGGCGGTGACCCGCTCCCTGATCACCCTCAAGGCCCTCACCTACGCCCCGACCGGCGGCATCGTCGCCGCGGCCACCACCTCCCTCCCCGAGGAGATGGGCGGCATCCGCAACTGGGACTACCGCTACTGCTGGCTGCGGGACGCCACCCTCACCCTCGGCTCGCTCCTCTCCACCGGCTTCCTCGACGAGGCCCGGGCCTGGCGCGAGTGGCTGCTGCGCGCGGTCGCCGGAGACCCCGCCGACCTCCAGATCATGTACGGGATCGCGGGCGAGCGGCGGATCCCCGAGAGCGAGCTCCCGTGGCTGCGCGGCTACGCCTCCTCCGCCCCGGTCCGCGTCGGCAACGCGGCCGTCGACCAGCTCCAGCTCGACGTGTACGGCGAGGTCCTGGACGCCCTCCACGTCGCCCGGTCGGCCGGACTGCCCGCCGAGCGCCACGCCTGGCAGATCCAGCTCGCACTCCTCGACTTCCTGGAGCGCAACTGGCAGCGCCCGGACGAAGGCCTGTGGGAGGTCCGCGGTCCGCGCCGCCACTTCGTGCACTCCAAGGTGATGGCGTGGGTCGCCGCCGACCGGGCCGTGCGGGCCCTGGAGAAGGACCCCTCGATCCCCGGCGAGCCGGAACGCTGGCGCGCCATGAGGGACGAGGTCCAGCGCGACGTGTGCGCCAACGGCTACGACCCCGAGCGGGGCACCTTCACCCAGTACTACGGATCCCGCGAGCTCGACGCGGCGACCCTGCTCATCCCCCGGGTCGGATTCCTGCCGCCCGACGACCCGCGGGTCATCGGCACGGTCGACGCGGTGCGCGCGGAACTCGGCAGCAGCGGCCTGGTCCGCCGCTACAGCACTCAAGGCGCGGCCGTCGACGGGCTCCCCGGCGACGAAGGGGCCTTCCTGGCCTGCTCGTTCTGGCTGGCAGACGCCCTGTACCTGACGGGCCGGGAGAAGGAGGCCCGCGACCTCTTCGAACGGCTGCTGGCCGTGCGCAACGACGTGGGACTGCTGGCGGAGGAGTACGACCCGGTCGCGGGCTGCCAACTGGGCAACTTCCCGCAGGCGTTCAGCCACGTCGGCCTGGTGAACACCGCACTGATCCTGGCGGGCGGCGGGGTGCGGAGCACCGACGTCGGTTCCGTCGGTTCCGTCGGTTCCGTGTGAACGGCAGCCGATTACGGGCCACTGTACGAGCCCTCTCGGCCGGGGCGGCCCCCACGGCGGGCGCGGGCCCCACGGCGGGCGCGGCCGCCGCGGAAGCACCCGCCGTCCCGCAGACCGCGGATCTCGCTCAAGGCGTCAGCCCGGCGGCGAGCTCCACGGCCTGCGCGGCGTTCACCCGCCCGAAGCCGTAGTCGTCGTTGTGGCCGTTCGCGTCGTAGACGACTCCCGGACCTCCGATCCGGTCGGCCGACTCGTGCATCACCGCGCGCAGTTGGTCACGCGTGAGCTCGCGGTTCACGGACAGCGCCAGCGCGGCGCACCCCGCCGCACAGGGAGCGGCGAAGCTGGTGCCCGTGTCGGTGCGGTATCCACCGCCGGACCCGGTGCTCACGACGTCGACGCCGGGGGCGATCAGCTCGACCTCCGGACCGCGTGCCGCGTTGTCCTCCAGGTCCCTGTTGGTCGACCGCACCACCGCGATCACATCCGGATGGGAGACCACTTCGTCCTTGCCGACGTCGACGTTCCTGCCGTTGCTCGCCGCCCAGAAGATCAGGAGCCCCTTCCCCTGCCGGCCGTTCGTGGCGGCGAATTCAATGGCCATCTCCAGAGTGCTGCCCATGTCCCACGCCGCGATGTTCGGGCCCAGGCTGCTGACCAGGACGTCCGCCCCGTGCTCCGGGCCACTCCCGGAAACCTCCGTCGAAGGGTCGGCCGCGTAGGCCACGGCGCGCGCGAGCGTCGTCTGCGTACCGACCTGATCGTCCAGGCACGCCACCAGCATCAGCTCGCACTCGGGGGCCGCCCCGGCCCCGCCCGCACTGTCGTTGAGCCGGGCCCCGGCCATTCCGGCGCAGAAGGTGCCGTGATCGCTGTCGGGCATCCCCGAGGTGTTCTGGGTGAAGGTCGCACCCACCAGGCTGTTGCCGAAGAAGCCCGAAGCCCGGTCCACCCCGTCCGTGAGGTCCACATGCTGTGCGTCGAAGCCGTTGTCGATGACGGCGACCCGGATTCCGGTCCCGAGGGTACGGTCCCACGCCGACTCGATGTGGACGTCGGCACCCGGAGTGCCCCCGTTGGCACCGGCGTTCTGCCACTGCCACTGACGGGCATACCGGGGACCGGCGGGGCGGAAGCGCGCGGGAACGTGCTCCACGAACGACGGTTCGGCAAAAATGAACCGGTCGTTCCCGTGCAGCTCCACCGAGGCCGCCAGGGCGTCCTCCGCCGCCGGGGCGCGCACCTCGTACAGGTTCTCCGCGAAGCCGAGCTTGCTCACGACTTCCAGACCGGCCGCCTCGAGCTCGCGCTCGGCCTCCTGCTGCGAGAGCGCGGGCTGCAGTCGGACGGTCAACGCGTCGGTCGCGATGCCGATCCTCCCGTTGGGACGCCGGATCACCTTGCCGACCGCCTCGGCCCCAGAGATCTCCGCGCCGGCGCGGAACGCATCACGGGTCTGCCGGTTCGGTTTGACGAAGACCCAGCGCGCCTGGGCGAACGCTTCGGTGGTCTCGTCGTCGACCCCGGCCTCGTGCATCTCCGTCAGCGCGCTCGTTCCCAGTTCGCCCTCGGCCTCGGCCCTCGCCGTCCTCTGGCCGTCCTGACCCATCCTGACCGCGACCACATCGTCGAGTTCTTCGGCTTCGACGAGATGGCCACGCTGGTAGTACTGACGTGACATCGCACTCGCCTCGTTTCAGCGACGCGGACGACCTGGCCGGTGACACCACGGCCCAGGGATCCGCAGCCTGAGGAACACCCCCCTCTCCTCCAGTCTCCGCGTCCCCCCGCCCTGCGGCAACTTCGCGCCCCCGGCGCCGACATGCAGGTCCATCCGCAGTGAGACGGCGGGGGTGGGCGTGGGACCGGCGTCATGAGCGAACCGGTGCGGGAGCAGGGGTCTTCTACGGGTTCCCGCCCTTACAGGACGCCAGCAGGAGGGCGATGTCGTCCGGCCGGTCGATGCTGCTGACCGCCTCGCTGATCAGCCGGTCGGCGGTCTCCGTCAGCGGGGACGGCCGGGCCGCGGCCAGGGCCGTCCGCAGCTGTTCCACGCCGACATCGATGTCCATGCCCGGCATCTCCACCAGCCCGTCGGTGTAGAGGGCGAGCACCGAGCCCGTCTCCAGCCGCAGTTGCGTGACCGGGTACGAGGCGTCCGGGTCGATGCCGAGCACCACCCCGCCCGCCAGGTCCAGCACCTCGGTCCGGCCGTCGGGGTGGCGCAGCAGCGGCTGGGGGTGGCCGGCCCGGACGGCCCGGACGGAACCCGACGCGGGGTCGAGCAACACGTAGCAGCAGCTGGCGAACTGGCCCGGATCCAGGTCGATGAGCAGCTGGTTGGTGCCCCTCATGACCTGCTCCGGCGTGCTGCCGCTGAGCGCGAAGGCCCGTACGGCGCTGCGGAGTTGACCCATGGTCGCGGCGGCGGCCACGCCATGGCCCTGGACGTCCCCGATGACCAGGGCCAGCAGGCCGCGGCCGGTCTCGACGACGTCGTACCAGTCGCCGCCGACGTCCATGCCCAGGGTGCCGGGGAGGTAGCGGCCGACCGTGTCCACGTTCTCGACCACCGGCAGCCGGTGCGGCAGCAGGGCCGACTGCAGGCCGCGGGCGAGGGCCGCCTCGCTGTCGTAGCGCCGCGCCCGCGCCAGGGCCTGCGCGATCAGTCCGGCCAGCGCGGTCAGCACCGTACGCTCCTCCGGGCTGAAGCCGCGGGGCGAGTCGAAGCCGAGGATGCAGGAGCCGACCGGCCGGCCGGAGGCGATCAGCGGCAGGAACGCGCGGGCGCCGACGTCGGCGTCCAGCGGAATGCCCGGATAAGCGGCGGCCAGGTGTTCCATCGACTCGAAGAACAGCGGTCGGCCCGTGGTCAGCGTCTCGACGCCCGGCAGCCGGACGTCGAGCGCGACCCCGTCGAACCGGTCGAGGAAACCCGTCGGGAAGCCGGTCTCCCAGGCCAGGTGAAGGTGCCGTTCGTCGAGCAGGTAGATCGCCAGCTGCCGACCTCCGAAGGCCGGCAGCAGCTCCTCGGTGACCACGGCCGACACCTGCCGGGCCGTGACCGCCTCGGTCAGCGCGATGGCGAGGGCCACCGGCCGGTACAGCGCGGAGGCCCGGTCGGCGGCGGGTGACCCGAGGCCCGCACCCGGCAGGGCCATCGACGTGGGCGCGTAGGAGGGCTTCTCGGTGCCGCCGATCGTCAGGGTCACGCCGTCGGGAGCGGGGTACAGGTCCACCGACAGCCACTCCCCGGGCGGGTGCCGGCCGCGGCGGGCCGGAAAGTGCACCGGCTCGCCGGACATGAAGACGGCCCGGAAGTGGTCGTCGTAGGCGGGATTGCCGAGCCAGGGCAGCGCCTCCCACAGCACCCTCCCGCGCAGCTGCGGACCGCCGAGGCCGAGCAGTTCCTCGGCCGCCCTGTTGACGAAGCCGATCCTGCCCCGCCGGTCCAGGGAGAGCACCGCCATCGCGAGCCGGTCCACGGCCTCGCGGGCGCCCTCGGCCCCCGCCTGCGGCGGCGGCGCCGGCACGTCCACCGGGTCGCCCTCCCACGTCACCGGCGCCCCGGCCGCCGTGAGCGCGGCGAGTTCCTGGGCCAGCCGGTCCGCGGCCTCCCGCAGCCGTTCCCGGTCCGCGGCCCCGACCGGGACGCCCGGCGTCGCCGCGCGCAGCACCAGCAGCACGCCGAACCGTTCGGCCCCGGCCGTCACGGGCTCGTACAGCGAGGCGAAGGGGAACGGCAGCCCGGCCATCAGCTGGGGGAAGCGGCTCATGGCCGACTCGGCGTCGGGCAGGTGCACGGCCTGCCCGGAGCGGTAGGCCTCCCCGACCGGGTAGGGGCGGTTCACCTGCATCCGCCACCACGGCCGGTACAGCGGCAGCGGCAGTCCCGTGAACACGGCCAGCAGCAGGAGCCCCTCGCTGTGCGAGCGCAGGTAGACCCCGCCCGCGAACCCGCCGACGGCCTCCACGGCGCTCACGGCGCCGCGCGCGAGCGCCTGGGCCGTGGCATCGGGGGCGGGGCCGCCGCTGTCCGCTCTCGCGATCACACAGTCAGGATGCGCCCTGGAAGGCGGCCACTGCATCCCGGCCGCCCCGGTGGCGCGCCTGGCTGCGCGCCTGTGCCCGCGAGCTGATGCCGACGGGCCGGCAGGGGCCGGAGCGGCCGCGATAGGCCGACCGAAGCCGGCCGCTTCCCTCGTCCGGGGGACGTACGGGTGTACGGGCCGCCCCCCGGACGCGCCGCGGGGCACGATACGCAGGCGTCCCACCCCCCGGCAGGCCCCCGGAAGGCAGAGCATGCGGTTCCAGTACGACACCATCGGCGAGCGTTACGCGGAGTCCACGAACACGGCGGCCTTCTCGGCGGCCGACACCTACACCCTGCACGGCGCCCTCGACGCGCTCGGCGGGGTGCGCGGGCTCGACGCCCTCGACCTGGCCTGCGGATACGGCTACAACACCCGGCTGCTGGCGCGCGGCGGGGCCCGGCGGACCGTCGGCGTGGACGTCTCGGAGGAGATGATCCGGCTGGCCCGCGCGCACGAGGCGACGAAGGACCGCCGCGACGTCGAGTACGTGGTCGCCGACGCCGCCGGCCTTCCGCACCTCGGCCCCTTCGACCTCGCCACGGCCGCGTACGTCTTCAGCTACGCGCCCGACCGCAGGCACCTGCACGCGATGTTCCGGTCCGTCCGCGCCAACCTGCGCCCCGGCGGGCGGCTGCTCGCCATCGTGCCCAACGCCGGGGCGTTCCCGCGCGTGGACTGGTCGCCGTACGGGGTCCGTATCGTCGACCGGATCCCAGACGGCGACGCACCGCTGCTGAAGGCGCAGTTCCTGACCGAGCCGCCGGTGCCCTTCGAGTTCCGCGAGTGGGCGCACGCCGACCTCGCCGAGGCCGCCGTCGAGGCGGGCTTCGTGACGGTCGGCTGGCAGCCGAACCGGACGCCGCCCGCCGACCTCGTGCGCGACGAGGCGTACTGGACGGCGTACCGCGCCTGGCCGATCAGCTCACTGATGACCTGTACGGCGTAAGGGCCCCGGGCGCCGCCCGGCCAGGGCCGTCAGGGCAGTCGCGGCCTTCACAGGTCCGCCGTCGCCCTGATCAGCTCCACGATCCGGTCGCGCGCCGCCCGCCCCTCCGGCACCGGCATCAGCGGGTACCCGTGCGGCAGCCCGGCCTCCTCGTGGAACTCCACCTCGACCCCGTCCGCGCGGGCCCGGCGCAGCAGCTCCCTGCTGTCCGTGGTCAGCACGTCCCGGGTCCCGGTGAAGACCGTCAGCGGCACCAGCCCCGCGAAGGATCCGTGCAGCGGGCTCACGCGGGGGTCGTCGGGGGCCAGGGTCCCGGCGTACAAACGCCCGGCCTCCAGCAGTCCCGGGCGGGCCAGCATCGGATCGGCCGCCTCGATGGCCTCCTGGTCCGGATGGCTCATGCTCACGTCCAGCCAGGGCGAGATCAGCACGATCCGGGACGGCTGGGCCCCGGTGGCGTCGCGCAGCCGCTGCGCGGCCGCCAGCGCCAGCCCGGCCCCGGCCGAGTCCCCGATGAGCACCGTCCCGCCGCCGTCGCCGCTCGCGATCAGGCCGCTCAGCAGGTCGGTGGCGACCGGGACGGTCCGGTCGGCGGTACCGCGCGGAGCCAGGATGTACGCCGGTACGACGACCCGCGCCCCCGCCTGCGTGACCAGGGTCCGGATCAGCGCCCAGTGCGGGCGGACCAGCTCGTTGATGTAACCGCCGCCGTGCACGTACAGCACCTGGGCCGAGGGCTCGGTCCCGAGGGGGGAGACGTCGTACACCGGCCAGGCTCCGACGAAGGTCCGCGAGATGTCCGCGACCCGGCCCAGCCAACGCGGCGGCAGATGCGACGCGGGCCGGCGGGCGGACTGCGCCACCCGGGTCCGTACCGCCTCGGCGCTCGCGAACCGTCTTCGCCGTCCCGTCGCGATCAGCGCCGCCGACAGCGCCCTGCTGCGCAGACTCGGCACGCCCCTCACCTCCCCTTTTTCCCCGTGCCCTCATCGGCACGGGCCCCTTCCCCGTCCAGGGAGGAGCATAGGCGTGAAGCTGCGCTGTCGACCCGCTTAAGAAAGTCTCGATGGACTGATCACCGCGCCGATCGGCAGATTGGTGCCCGTCACCGACGCCGTCCGGGCCCGCACGCCCGTGGCGCGTTCCCTTCCGCAGGCCTGGAGCCACCCCATGAAGGCACTCGTCAAGCACAAGGCCGAGCCCGGCCTGTGGCTCATGGACGTCCCCGAGCCCGAGTACGGCCCCGGCGACGTGCTGATCAAGGTGCTGCGCACCGGCATCTGCGGAACCGACCTGCACATCCGGGCCTGGGACGGCTGGGCGCAGAACGCGGTCAAGACCCCGCTCGTCCTCGGCCACGAGTTCGTCGGCGAGGTCGCCGCCCTCGGCGCGGGCGTCCGCGACATCGAGATCGGCGCGCTGGTCAGCGGCGAGGGCCACCTGGTGTGCGGCAAATGCCGCAACTGCCTGGCCGGCCGCCGCCACCTGTGCCGCAGCACGATCGGGCTCGGCGTGGGCCGCGACGGCGCCTTCGCCGAGTACGTGGTGTTGCCCGCGCAGAACGTGTGGGTGCACCGCACCGCCGTGGACCTGGACGTCGCCGCGATCTTCGACCCCTTCGGCAACGCCGTGCACACGGCGCTGTCCTTCCCGCTGGTCGGCGAGGACGTGCTGATCACCGGCGCCGGCCCGATCGGCATCATGGCGGCGGCCGTGGCCAGGCACGCCGGCGCGCGCAACGTGGTGATCACCGACGTCAGCCCGGAGCGCCTGGAGATCGCCCGCAAGGCCGGCGCCACGCTCGCCGTGAACGTCGCCGAGTCCTCCATCGCCGAGGCGCAGGCACGGCTCGGCCTGCGCGAGGGCTTCGACATCGGCCTGGAGATGTCCGGCCGCGCCGAGGCGATGCGCGACATGATCGACAACATGACGCACGGCGGCCGGATCGCCATGCTGGGCCTGCCCGCGGCGGAGTTCCCCGTCGACTGGGCGAAGGTCGTCACCTCGATGATCACCATCAAGGGCATCTACGGTCGCGAGATGTTCGAGACCTGGTACGCGATGACGGTGCTCCTGGAGGGCGGGCTCGACCTCAGCCCGGTCATCACCGGCCGCTACTCGCACCGCGACTTCGAGGCCGCCTTCGACGAGGCGTCGACCGCCCGCAGTGGCAAGATCATCCTGGACTGGACGGCGTAACACCCCTCCGCCCCACCGAACCATCTCCCACCGGCCGGGCCCCGCACACCCTCCCCCCTCCGCGGGGCCCGGCCCCCTCCGCCGCACAAGGAGAACGCAGCATGTTCGAGACCGTCCGCGACGACCTCCGCAGCACCCTCGACGAGATCCGCTCCGCCGGTCTGCACAAGCCCGAGCGCGTCATCGGCACCCCGCAGAGCGCGTCCGTCGCCGTCACCTCGGGCGGCGCCGCCGGCGAGGTGCTCAACTTCTGCGCCAACAACTACCTCGGCCTGGCCGATCACCCCGAGGTCGTCGCCGCCGCGAAGGACGCCCTGGACCGCTGGGGCTACGGAATGGCCTCCGTCCGCTTCATCTGCGGCACCCAGGAGGTGCACAAGGAGCTGGAGGCGCGGCTCTCCGCCTTCCTCGGCCAGGAGGACACGATCCTCTACTCCTCCTGCTTCGACGCCAACGGCGGCGTCTTCGA of the Streptomyces sp. NBC_01294 genome contains:
- a CDS encoding class I SAM-dependent methyltransferase, encoding MRFQYDTIGERYAESTNTAAFSAADTYTLHGALDALGGVRGLDALDLACGYGYNTRLLARGGARRTVGVDVSEEMIRLARAHEATKDRRDVEYVVADAAGLPHLGPFDLATAAYVFSYAPDRRHLHAMFRSVRANLRPGGRLLAIVPNAGAFPRVDWSPYGVRIVDRIPDGDAPLLKAQFLTEPPVPFEFREWAHADLAEAAVEAGFVTVGWQPNRTPPADLVRDEAYWTAYRAWPISSLMTCTA
- a CDS encoding SpoIIE family protein phosphatase, encoding MQWPPSRAHPDCVIARADSGGPAPDATAQALARGAVSAVEAVGGFAGGVYLRSHSEGLLLLAVFTGLPLPLYRPWWRMQVNRPYPVGEAYRSGQAVHLPDAESAMSRFPQLMAGLPFPFASLYEPVTAGAERFGVLLVLRAATPGVPVGAADRERLREAADRLAQELAALTAAGAPVTWEGDPVDVPAPPPQAGAEGAREAVDRLAMAVLSLDRRGRIGFVNRAAEELLGLGGPQLRGRVLWEALPWLGNPAYDDHFRAVFMSGEPVHFPARRGRHPPGEWLSVDLYPAPDGVTLTIGGTEKPSYAPTSMALPGAGLGSPAADRASALYRPVALAIALTEAVTARQVSAVVTEELLPAFGGRQLAIYLLDERHLHLAWETGFPTGFLDRFDGVALDVRLPGVETLTTGRPLFFESMEHLAAAYPGIPLDADVGARAFLPLIASGRPVGSCILGFDSPRGFSPEERTVLTALAGLIAQALARARRYDSEAALARGLQSALLPHRLPVVENVDTVGRYLPGTLGMDVGGDWYDVVETGRGLLALVIGDVQGHGVAAAATMGQLRSAVRAFALSGSTPEQVMRGTNQLLIDLDPGQFASCCYVLLDPASGSVRAVRAGHPQPLLRHPDGRTEVLDLAGGVVLGIDPDASYPVTQLRLETGSVLALYTDGLVEMPGMDIDVGVEQLRTALAAARPSPLTETADRLISEAVSSIDRPDDIALLLASCKGGNP
- a CDS encoding DoxX family membrane protein, which gives rise to MTSPSVTATKPQAAAPDAQLRPAAALSTPGHDTGLLLLRLVLGLTMAAHGTQKLFGWFGGGGIGGTGQFFTASGYPAGDAMAVLAGLTETLGGLGLALGLLTPLAGAAVVGTLINAIAVHGAGAFFAPKGIEYELLLIAGAAALALTGPGRYAADRFLPVLRSHRLAHGALALALGVVLGAVLLLVRD
- the tdh gene encoding L-threonine 3-dehydrogenase, which codes for MKALVKHKAEPGLWLMDVPEPEYGPGDVLIKVLRTGICGTDLHIRAWDGWAQNAVKTPLVLGHEFVGEVAALGAGVRDIEIGALVSGEGHLVCGKCRNCLAGRRHLCRSTIGLGVGRDGAFAEYVVLPAQNVWVHRTAVDLDVAAIFDPFGNAVHTALSFPLVGEDVLITGAGPIGIMAAAVARHAGARNVVITDVSPERLEIARKAGATLAVNVAESSIAEAQARLGLREGFDIGLEMSGRAEAMRDMIDNMTHGGRIAMLGLPAAEFPVDWAKVVTSMITIKGIYGREMFETWYAMTVLLEGGLDLSPVITGRYSHRDFEAAFDEASTARSGKIILDWTA
- a CDS encoding S8 family peptidase produces the protein MSRQYYQRGHLVEAEELDDVVAVRMGQDGQRTARAEAEGELGTSALTEMHEAGVDDETTEAFAQARWVFVKPNRQTRDAFRAGAEISGAEAVGKVIRRPNGRIGIATDALTVRLQPALSQQEAERELEAAGLEVVSKLGFAENLYEVRAPAAEDALAASVELHGNDRFIFAEPSFVEHVPARFRPAGPRYARQWQWQNAGANGGTPGADVHIESAWDRTLGTGIRVAVIDNGFDAQHVDLTDGVDRASGFFGNSLVGATFTQNTSGMPDSDHGTFCAGMAGARLNDSAGGAGAAPECELMLVACLDDQVGTQTTLARAVAYAADPSTEVSGSGPEHGADVLVSSLGPNIAAWDMGSTLEMAIEFAATNGRQGKGLLIFWAASNGRNVDVGKDEVVSHPDVIAVVRSTNRDLEDNAARGPEVELIAPGVDVVSTGSGGGYRTDTGTSFAAPCAAGCAALALSVNRELTRDQLRAVMHESADRIGGPGVVYDANGHNDDYGFGRVNAAQAVELAAGLTP
- a CDS encoding glycoside hydrolase family 15 protein, which produces MTQPIEDYALIGDLMTSGLVGRDGSIDWLCLPRFDSAACFAKLLGDEENGHWRIAPLGAADGERCTRRAYIDGSLILESYWETDTGTVKVVDFMPQRDVAPDVVRIVEGITGTVRMLSTLRLRFDYGHVVPWVRRSDGDRLAVAGPDSVRFRSEPPVRTWGEANSTRSQFPVNAGRRVAFVLGWHASHEPPPPPTDPFEALECSLADWREWTAQCRYEGPFREAVTRSLITLKALTYAPTGGIVAAATTSLPEEMGGIRNWDYRYCWLRDATLTLGSLLSTGFLDEARAWREWLLRAVAGDPADLQIMYGIAGERRIPESELPWLRGYASSAPVRVGNAAVDQLQLDVYGEVLDALHVARSAGLPAERHAWQIQLALLDFLERNWQRPDEGLWEVRGPRRHFVHSKVMAWVAADRAVRALEKDPSIPGEPERWRAMRDEVQRDVCANGYDPERGTFTQYYGSRELDAATLLIPRVGFLPPDDPRVIGTVDAVRAELGSSGLVRRYSTQGAAVDGLPGDEGAFLACSFWLADALYLTGREKEARDLFERLLAVRNDVGLLAEEYDPVAGCQLGNFPQAFSHVGLVNTALILAGGGVRSTDVGSVGSVGSV
- a CDS encoding alpha/beta hydrolase, with translation MPSLRSRALSAALIATGRRRRFASAEAVRTRVAQSARRPASHLPPRWLGRVADISRTFVGAWPVYDVSPLGTEPSAQVLYVHGGGYINELVRPHWALIRTLVTQAGARVVVPAYILAPRGTADRTVPVATDLLSGLIASGDGGGTVLIGDSAGAGLALAAAQRLRDATGAQPSRIVLISPWLDVSMSHPDQEAIEAADPMLARPGLLEAGRLYAGTLAPDDPRVSPLHGSFAGLVPLTVFTGTRDVLTTDSRELLRRARADGVEVEFHEEAGLPHGYPLMPVPEGRAARDRIVELIRATADL